A section of the Flavobacterium ardleyense genome encodes:
- a CDS encoding sterol desaturase family protein, producing the protein MDFTNPLVYGVPFFLALILLELSYSKHSERKKLYNYKDLFSSLALGVGSAVVAALVKTISAIVIFSWIYETFNPVVNGVRMNIMGWQSFTYAWYVWIFCQLADDFSYYWFHRQNHMVRFFWAAHIVHHSSDNFNLGTAVRNGWFTIIYKPLFYLWMPAIGFPPEMILVCLGIESLWQFQLHSQYIPKLGWVEKIFNTHTMHQVHHAKNIEYLDKNHGGFLNIFDRIFGTWKPLDESIAIEFGVTLPPNSYNPMVILTHEYANIWSDMKKSSDWKHKFLYAFGPPGWSHDGSTLTTRQAREEMEKLKGLQYKN; encoded by the coding sequence ATGGATTTTACCAACCCGCTCGTTTACGGCGTCCCTTTTTTCTTAGCTCTGATTTTGCTAGAACTATCTTACAGCAAGCATAGTGAAAGAAAGAAACTGTACAATTACAAGGATTTATTTTCCAGTTTAGCCCTCGGTGTAGGCTCGGCGGTCGTGGCTGCCTTGGTCAAAACCATTTCAGCAATTGTAATTTTTAGTTGGATTTACGAAACTTTTAATCCAGTGGTTAATGGAGTTCGGATGAATATTATGGGTTGGCAATCTTTTACCTACGCGTGGTACGTCTGGATTTTCTGTCAACTCGCCGACGATTTTAGTTATTACTGGTTTCACAGACAAAATCACATGGTTCGATTTTTCTGGGCGGCACACATTGTACACCATTCTTCTGACAATTTTAATTTGGGCACTGCTGTGAGAAATGGCTGGTTTACAATTATCTACAAACCTTTATTTTATTTATGGATGCCTGCAATTGGCTTTCCACCCGAAATGATTTTGGTCTGTTTAGGAATCGAATCGTTGTGGCAATTTCAACTGCATTCGCAGTATATTCCCAAGTTGGGATGGGTTGAAAAAATTTTCAATACGCACACTATGCATCAAGTACATCACGCAAAAAATATCGAATATCTCGATAAAAATCACGGCGGATTTTTAAATATTTTTGATCGTATTTTCGGAACTTGGAAACCTCTTGATGAAAGTATTGCTATTGAATTTGGAGTGACGCTGCCCCCTAATTCCTACAATCCTATGGTAATACTAACTCACGAATACGCCAATATTTGGAGCGATATGAAGAAATCTTCTGACTGGAAACATAAATTTCTGTACGCTTTTGGTCCGCCAGGATGGAGTCATGATGGCAGCACGCTTACTACAAGGCAGGCACGTGAAGAAATGGAAAAATTGAAAGGTTTGCAATATAAAAACTAA